From a region of the Streptomyces sp. NBC_01454 genome:
- a CDS encoding gamma-aminobutyraldehyde dehydrogenase — MDQRFDATERFAEGAQFIAGRLRSGSSGRTQDVVDPATGETVYSYELAGAAEVDAAVEAARRAFADWGGATPGERSDTLHRFAAALAEDAGDLARAESLNCGKPLKLSEEFDVPGSIDNAAFFAGAARHLEGKAAGEYSPDHTSVIRREPIGVVGSIAPWNYPLQMAAWKVLPAIAAGNTIVLKPAEITPFTSLLFAQAAQRAGLPDGVLNIVSGAGRDAGERLVGHPSVAMTSFTGSTAVGKRVAEIATGTVKRLHLELGGKAPFLVFDDADLEAAVHGAVAGALINTGQDCTAATRAYVQRPLYDAFVRGVADLMATVRIGDPFDPSTDLGPLISHAQRDRVAGFVDRARAYATVVTGGEAPAGTNGELARGAYYRPTLVAGAAQDSEIVQSELFGPVLVVLPFDSDDEGIALANDTPYGLAASAWSRDVYRTGRATREINAGCVWVNDHIPIISEMPHGGAKASGFGKDMSAYSFEEYTQVKHVMYDNTAVARKDWHRTVFGDRP; from the coding sequence ATGGATCAGCGATTCGATGCCACCGAGCGGTTCGCGGAGGGCGCGCAATTCATCGCGGGACGTCTTCGGAGCGGCAGTTCCGGCCGCACCCAGGACGTCGTGGACCCGGCGACGGGCGAGACGGTGTACTCCTACGAACTCGCCGGTGCGGCGGAGGTCGACGCGGCCGTCGAGGCCGCCCGGCGGGCGTTCGCGGACTGGGGCGGTGCCACGCCCGGCGAGCGCTCCGACACCCTGCACCGCTTCGCCGCCGCGCTCGCCGAGGACGCCGGCGACCTCGCCCGCGCCGAGTCGCTGAACTGCGGAAAGCCGCTCAAGCTCAGCGAGGAGTTCGACGTACCGGGCTCGATCGACAACGCCGCGTTCTTCGCGGGCGCCGCCCGCCATCTGGAGGGCAAGGCGGCCGGGGAGTACAGCCCCGACCACACCTCCGTGATCCGCCGCGAGCCCATCGGCGTCGTCGGCTCCATCGCACCGTGGAACTACCCGCTCCAGATGGCCGCCTGGAAGGTGCTGCCGGCCATCGCCGCGGGCAACACCATCGTCCTCAAGCCGGCCGAGATCACCCCCTTCACCTCGCTGCTGTTCGCGCAGGCCGCCCAGCGCGCGGGGCTGCCCGACGGGGTGCTCAACATCGTCTCCGGCGCCGGCCGGGACGCCGGTGAGCGGCTCGTGGGCCACCCCTCCGTCGCCATGACCTCCTTCACCGGCTCGACCGCCGTCGGCAAGCGGGTCGCCGAGATCGCCACCGGCACCGTCAAGCGGCTGCATCTCGAACTCGGCGGCAAGGCCCCCTTCCTCGTCTTCGACGACGCCGACCTGGAGGCCGCCGTGCACGGCGCGGTCGCCGGTGCCCTGATCAACACCGGCCAGGACTGCACCGCCGCCACCCGCGCCTATGTCCAGCGCCCCCTCTACGACGCCTTCGTCAGGGGCGTCGCCGACCTGATGGCGACCGTGCGGATCGGCGACCCCTTCGACCCGTCCACCGACCTGGGCCCGCTGATCTCGCACGCCCAGCGCGACCGGGTGGCCGGCTTCGTCGACCGGGCGCGGGCTTACGCCACCGTCGTCACCGGCGGCGAGGCCCCCGCCGGCACGAACGGGGAGCTGGCCAGGGGCGCGTACTACCGGCCGACCCTGGTCGCCGGTGCCGCGCAGGACAGCGAGATCGTGCAGTCCGAGCTCTTCGGCCCGGTGCTGGTCGTGCTGCCCTTCGACAGCGACGACGAGGGCATCGCACTGGCCAACGACACCCCCTACGGGCTGGCCGCCTCCGCCTGGAGCCGGGACGTCTACCGCACCGGCCGCGCCACCCGTGAGATCAACGCGGGCTGTGTCTGGGTCAACGACCACATCCCGATCATCAGCGAGATGCCGCACGGCGGTGCCAAGGCATCCGGCTTCGGCAAGGACATGTCGGCCTACTCCTTCGAGGAGTACACCCAGGTCAAGCACGTGATGTACGACAACACCGCGGTGGCGCGCAAGGACTGGCACCGCACGGTCTTCGGGGACCGCCCGTAA
- a CDS encoding ABC transporter substrate-binding protein, whose translation MEHHEQPEPLSPAELTAVRRSMTNGRLAMTRRSLLRAGGAMAAAVGGLGALSACGIPPAGRTDAGRSEDHSAAEKRLNFSNWTEYMDVSKDGKHRPTLDRFTRSTGIAVNYTEDINDNDEFFGKIQAQLAAGQDTGRDLIVLTDWMCARMISLGWIQQLDPANLPHAYANLSAQYRDPAWDPGRAHSYVWQGIPAIIAYNKKATGGKKVDSISQLLEDPQLKGRVGFLSEMRDSVGLTLLDMGKRPEDVTADDYDAALARLQKGVDSKQIRRFTGNDYTNDLDKGDLAACVAWAGDVVQLQNDNPDIAYAVPTSGYMVSTDNLMVPNKARHKQNAERLIDYFYEPKAAARLAAYINYACPVDGVREELAKIDKKAAANPLILPDKEMAARSHSFRALSAKENKEFAQKFSDLTGA comes from the coding sequence ATGGAGCATCACGAGCAGCCCGAACCCCTGTCCCCGGCCGAACTCACCGCCGTGCGCCGCAGCATGACCAACGGCCGGCTCGCCATGACCCGGCGCTCCCTGCTGCGCGCCGGCGGCGCCATGGCGGCCGCGGTCGGCGGGCTGGGCGCCCTGTCGGCGTGCGGGATCCCGCCCGCGGGCCGTACCGACGCCGGCCGCAGCGAGGACCACTCCGCGGCGGAGAAGCGCCTGAACTTCTCCAACTGGACCGAGTACATGGACGTCAGCAAGGACGGCAAGCACCGTCCGACGCTCGACCGCTTCACCCGGAGCACCGGCATCGCCGTCAACTACACCGAGGACATCAACGACAACGACGAGTTCTTCGGCAAGATCCAGGCGCAGCTGGCGGCCGGCCAGGACACCGGCCGCGATCTGATCGTGCTCACCGACTGGATGTGCGCCCGGATGATCTCCCTGGGCTGGATCCAGCAGCTGGACCCGGCCAATCTGCCGCACGCCTACGCCAACCTCTCGGCGCAGTACCGCGACCCGGCCTGGGACCCGGGCCGCGCGCACTCCTACGTCTGGCAGGGCATCCCGGCGATCATCGCGTACAACAAGAAGGCCACCGGCGGGAAGAAGGTCGACTCGATCAGCCAGCTGCTGGAGGACCCGCAGCTCAAGGGGCGGGTCGGCTTCCTCTCCGAGATGCGCGACAGCGTCGGGCTGACCCTGCTGGACATGGGCAAGCGGCCCGAGGACGTCACCGCGGACGACTACGACGCGGCCCTCGCCCGGCTCCAGAAGGGCGTCGACTCCAAGCAGATCCGCCGCTTCACCGGCAACGACTACACCAACGACCTGGACAAGGGCGACCTCGCCGCCTGTGTGGCCTGGGCCGGGGACGTCGTCCAGCTCCAGAACGACAACCCGGACATCGCCTACGCCGTCCCCACGTCCGGCTACATGGTGTCCACCGACAACCTCATGGTGCCGAACAAGGCACGCCACAAGCAGAACGCCGAACGGCTCATCGACTACTTCTACGAGCCGAAGGCGGCGGCCCGGCTCGCGGCGTACATCAACTACGCCTGCCCCGTCGACGGAGTACGCGAGGAACTCGCCAAGATCGACAAGAAGGCGGCGGCCAACCCGCTGATCCTGCCGGACAAGGAGATGGCCGCCCGCTCCCACTCCTTCCGGGCCCTGTCCGCCAAGGAGAACAAGGAGTTCGCCCAGAAGTTCTCCGATCTCACCGGCGCCTGA